A DNA window from Palaemon carinicauda isolate YSFRI2023 chromosome 39, ASM3689809v2, whole genome shotgun sequence contains the following coding sequences:
- the LOC137631363 gene encoding axoneme-associated protein mst101(2)-like, translated as MSVQETVGERGRMPKYASARETVGERGKMPRYASARETVGERGKMPRYASARETVGERGKMPRYASARETVGERGKMPRYASARETVGERGKMPRYASARETVGERGKMPKYASARETSEERGKMSKYASARETVGERGKMSKYASARDTVGERGKMSKYASARDTVGERGKMSKYASARETRSVRKNAEICQCKRDCRRARKNAEICQCKRD; from the coding sequence ATGTCAGTGCAAGAGACTGTAGGAGAGCGAGGAAGAATGCCGAAATATGCCAGTGCAAGAGAGACTGTAGGAGAGCGAGGAAAAATGCCGAGATATGCTAGTGCAAGAGAGACTGTAGGAGAGCGAGGAAAAATGCCGAGATATGCCAGTGCAAGAGAGACTGTAGGAGAGCGAGGAAAAATGCCGAGATATGCCAGTGCAAGAGAGACTGTAGGAGAGCGAGGAAAAATGCCGAGATATGCCAGTGCAAGAGAGACTGTAGGAGAGCGAGGAAAAATGCCGAGATATGCCAGTGCAAGAGAGACTGTAGGAGAGCGAGGAAAAATGCCGAAATATGCCAGTGCAAGAGAGACTTCAGAAGAGCGAGGAAAAATGTCGAAATATGCCAGTGCAAGAGAGACTGTAGGAGAGCGAGGAAAAATGTCGAAATATGCCAGTGCAAGAGACACTGTAGGAGAGCGAGGAAAAATGTCGAAATATGCCAGTGCAAGAGACACTGTAGGAGAGCGAGGAAAAATGTCAAAATATGCCAGTGCAAGAGAGACTAGGAGTGTGAGGAAAAATGCCGAAATATGCCAGTGCAAGAGAGACTGTAGGAGAGCGAGGAAGAATGCCGAAATATGCCAGTGCAAGAGAGACTAG